A genomic stretch from Halichoerus grypus chromosome 7, mHalGry1.hap1.1, whole genome shotgun sequence includes:
- the LOC118552022 gene encoding apolipoprotein R-like — protein sequence MAPLRLCAMAPKSQSTFPALYLFGVLTLLLCPSGLCDCRIFPSIAHGSHKDMSSFFSYTTVVQYECDEGYVLVGESKITCRNSHWSSPAPECKALCLKPEIENGGLSVDKDQYVEPENVTVQCDDGYGVIGSQSITCSESGI from the exons ATGGCACCTCTGAGACTCTGTGCCATGGCCCCCAAGTCGCAGAGCACTTTCCCAGCACTGTACCTCTTTGGGGTCTTGACCCTACTGCTGTGCCCTTCTGGCTTGTGTG ACTGCAGAATATTTCCGAGCATTGCCCATGGATCCCATAAAGAcatgagttcatttttttcctatactaCTGTGGTGCAATATGAATGTGATGAAGGATATGTTCTGGTTGGAGAGTCTAAAATCACCTGCAGGAACTCCCACTGGTCGTCTCCAGCCCCTGAATGTAAAG CTCTCTGTCTGAAACCAGAGATTGAAAATGGAGGTCTGTCTGTGGATAAGGACCAGTATGTTGAGCCCGAAAACGTTACTGTTCAGTGTGATGATGGCTATGGTGTGATTGGCTCTCAAAGCATCACCTGCTCAGAGAGCGGAATCTGA